The Halococcus agarilyticus region GTACAGTCGTGCCAAGGTCTGGCCATAGGCGGCGACGACCCCCAGGGCGAACGCACCGGGTCCGGTCAATGCACCGGCGGCCGCGGCGCTGGCGATGTAGAGGTTCAGCATACTGATGACACGATCGATCTCCTCGATTTGCCTGCGGATACCCGCTGCCTCTGTACCGCCACCACTACCATCCTCGAGGATTCCCATCACCTCGCCCGTCTCGTAGTCGACGTTCCAGAAGGCGGCAAAGAGGGATTCGAAGGTCCCGTCCGCTGGTAGCAACTGATAGTCACGCCCGTTGTACGGATCGAGCAACCTCTCCCACTTGGCACGTTGCTCGTCTCGCCAATCGTCGTCATCCACGTCGCCATATTCCTGCAGATTAGCCTCCGCCAAGAGCGAACGAGTGCTGGTTTCGAACAGCGCGCTCTCGACCACGGCCAAGCGGGCGGTTTTATCGAGAGTACGGCGGAACGCCTCCTCCGGATCGGCCGCCGCCGTGGCGAATCCCGCGAACGGGAGGAGGTCGGCGTGGCGCACGATGTACTCCCTGCCAAAGACTGGCCGCTGCTGATACAGCGCCACTCGGGGACCGGTCTGAAACGTCAACGATCGGTCAGTGATCGCTTCCGGTAACGGGGCCGTGAGTTGGAACACTTCCGGTGGAATCTGTGCGAACCCCTTCTCTTTTTGTCGCTGTATCTCCTCTTGATCTTCGTCCACCAGCGCCTTGTCGAGCCCTGCTATGGAGAGTTTCGCTCCCAAGAGGTCATCGAACCAGACCGAGAACGGTGGTGCGGCGGCCTCGAAGGCCAAGGTATGGCTTCCGAACAACGCCCCAGTGACTTCGTCGATCATCCCCTGCGTGACGGCCTGCTGGTAATGGCGGGCGGGATCGTAGCCAGCCAGCGTGCGCGTCACCTCCTTCTCGTTCACAGTCACGGTGAGATAGAGACCGGCTAGATGGGGCGGAACCGCCGACGAATCGGGAACGGAGTATTGATCCCGACCCTCGGTGTCGTCCCCCAGGCTCACAGTGACCTCCCGCTTCCCCGACGTGTCGGATGGCACACCGTATGTCAGCACATACGTCGGGAGTTCCGGGACGTGCTCCGCGAGGGCATCCATGATGGCTGCCTCAGCGGCAGTGTGCTCGCTTGCGGGTTCCAAGGCACCATCGGTGATGTCGGCCATCTGCTGGAGCGTCTCGTCGGTATCGTCGTCGTGAACGCTCAACATCACGGCCGGGGGCCCTTGTCGGAGTGCGGTTTCGATTTCGGGGGTGAGTTCGTCGTTGACATGTCCGTCGGTGGCGTAGACGATGAGGTTAGCGTCACTGCCTGCAGCCCGATTTAGGTACGTCCAAATGTCGGAGCTGGTCTCCCAGTGCGTGATTTTCGCGTTCGGGTACGTCTTGATGATACGCTGGCGGAGGGTCCCTACCAGTTCGTCCATCCCCTCACCGAGGTACCGATTCGGCATACTACTCGACGTGTCGGAGAGAAGCGTTACCCGTGGGGTGGCCCGATTGGTCGTCATAGCCACGCCGACCGGTTGGTCTTCGTCCATGACTCCAAACGCTGTCGCCGGGAGTCCCTCTACCGGATTTCCATCCGTGTTGAATGCGCGGACGTTGAGACGGATCTCCGGATACCGGCCGCTGTCAGCGGTGACGTCGAGCTCGGCGACGTCAGCTGTAACAGCCGCCGGTTCGGACTCGACGAACGGCTCGCCGTTGCGCAACACGGTGCCGTCGTCATGCACCTCTAGACGGTCGCCGGCACGGGTCACGGCGTCACCCATGACCGAGAGCTGGTTCATCTCCTCTTCGTTCAGATCCATCGCCTGGACCGTCAGTCCCGGGAGGAACGTCTGGATGTCACGGAACGTTACGTCAGGACGTTCGAACGGATCGATACCCGGCAGCGTCTGGACGAGCAGTTGGCGACCGACCAGTTCGTCGGCGCTCCACGTCCCCGTCACGAGATCGAACGGCTCCTCGGGAATGTCGGCTGTTGCGGCCGAAAGGGTGATCTCGATCGGTAGCGGCTCGGTCGCCTCGGGGGGTTCTTCGAGACGCTCGGGTGACACTCCGGCCTCGCCGAACGGGACGCCCGGGGTGAACAGATTCGCGTAGCGCTCTTCACCATCGACCACGACGCGTACGATCGGCGTGCTTCCCCAGCGCCAGTCGAACTCGTGGGGTGCTCGTCGCTCGTCCGGTAGCTGCTCGAAGAGCGAATCAGCGAGCCGAAGACTCTGCTGACCGTCGCCGTCGATGGCCTCGACCTCGGGCTGTTCCTCTGTCGGGAGCCCTAGACGCTCGTTCCACTCGGCGAGCTGGTTCTCCCCGATATCCGGAGCGATGGAGCGCTCGATCGGACGCCAGAGGAGGTCCTGGACGGCTGCCTCCTTTCGCTCGCGGTCGTCGACGAGCCGATCTGAGACAAGCACCTCGACGTCGAATTTGGCGCGGTGATAGAGATCAGCCAGTAGTTCTGCCTTCTCACGGGGTGTCCCCGCGCCGCCGCGTAGCGTGCTGCGGACGCCCCAACGCGTCACCTCGTCCGTGCCACTCAGACCGTTCACTTCAGTCGGATACGTGGCGATTTCATCGCGCACGAACCGGAAAATGATCTCGGGATCGCCCTCGGTGACCAACTGCTCAGCGCGGGCGGGCAGGTGATCAGGGCTGGTCCGAAGCGCCGCCTGTATCTCCTCCCAAACATCGAACGGGAGATGCCCGTCGTTCGAACGGCTCAGTCCACCGAGTTCGATCCCTTGGCATCCCGCCATCCCCGCGGCGGCACCCAAACCGACCGTCTTTAGCAGCGATCGTCTGTCGGTCGTCAGGTTTCCGGAGGCTATCGTGCGTTCGTCGGGTGATTGTTTGTTCTTCGCCATTATTGTGGTCGGGTTGGTGTCCTGCGTGTGGTTTTCAGGTAGCCCCGATGCGGTGCGACCCAGGAGCTATTCCTGCTCATACTCAACGAGTTCGACTTTGAGTTCGAGCTCGCCGTCCTCGGTGTAGATGGCCGCGTAGGGAGCGATCCCGCCATCGGAGCCGCGGATGCAGCCCTCACGAGAGGGCTGGCCGTCGAGCGTCGTTTGGACGAAAAAGCACTCCAGTCCCCCGTAGGTGCGCTTCTCGATGACTTCGGTGACCTGGGTGCCCTCCTCGGTGGAGCTCTGCTTGCGATTGCCAACCGATGGATCGGTGAAGCCCATCTCGAAGAGGTAGAGCAGGGAGACACTCTGGAGCGTGGAGACCGGCACGTAGGCCTGGTTGAGGAACAGCTGAGCCGAGGCCTCCTCGGCTGGCCCGGTCGTGCTTGACTGGAACTGCTCGCCGCCGAACTCGTAGTCGACACTCGTCGTCACCTCGCCCTCGCCCGCCGCCTCGATGTCATAGATCAGCCGCCCGGTGACCTGCTCGCCGGTTTCTTGATCCATCCCTGCGAGGTCGAACGCATAGTGACCCGGCCGGCTCAGGTTGAACCAGCTCTCTTCTGCCTCGGCATCCCCACCGAACACCGAGCCAGCAGCGCTCGCCCCATCCCCGCTGTTGTCGGCTCCACTTCCATTGCCAGCATCGGCGTCGCCACCATCGCTACCCGAACCCGTGTCCGCACCGTCGGAATCGTCGTCAGCCCCATCGCCGTCGTCACTGCCAGATGCGGCGGTCGTGGTCGTGGCATCGTCACCTGCGTCACCGTCCGGCTCGTTACCGCTCGGTGTGTCGGCCTCCGCGACTGAATCGCCATCACTGCCGAGGCCGCCGATTCCAGCACAGCCCGCGAGAACGACCGCCAGCGCCAGCGCGAGCGTCACGAGGACGCGCGCATTCAGCTTCGTGCTCAGTAATCTCTTCCACCCGCTCCGTCCGTCTCGTCCGCTTGATTCGTGCATGAGTTCGTGATTCGCGTTGTAATGTTCGTCGTTGATCGTTCTTGTTGGGTGTGGGTTCGACCCCCGAGGCAGAGTTCGGTTCACTTACCCATGGTGAACGACTCCATGATCTTGTCCAGAAGCTGGCTGGTTTCCTCATCGATGCCGGTTCCCGATCCCGCCTCGATTTGGTAAAGATTCCCATCTGCGACTACGTAGAGAAATTTCGTTTGAGTGACGGCCCCAGTCTCGTCGCTGTTGATCTTGTACTCGAAGAAATGTCCCTTCTGACCGCTCGACAACGCCATCTCCTCGCGTGATACGACCTCGATGCGATCCCCGAATGCGCTTATCACCCCGTCGGCGAACCCTTTCGCCGTTTGCCCGTTAGACTCTTCGACGTCTACGGTAACGTCCGAGCCGTCGCTTCCTTCGAGGTGGACGCTTTCCGACTCCTCCGGGCCCCCTTCGGAGACTTCCCAATCTGCAGGATATTCGAGGCTGTACCCGTGCTCGCTGTTAGTGTACGTCTCGAACCCGGATGCATCGTTCCCCGTCGCTCCGGAGTCGCCGCCGTTCCCAGCGTCGGCCTCGGTGTCGGTGTCGGCGTTCGAGTCGGCCGAACTGCCGTTCTGTGTGCCGTCGCTGGCATCACTCCTGCCGTCGGTCCCGTTTTTCGCCGCCCGAGTCACTGTCACTACCGCCTGAGCTACCGCCGCCGCCCGAGCCGCTGCTACCGCCGCCGACACAGCCTGCGACGCCTACCATACCAGCGGCGAGCGCGCCCGCGCCGAGCGCCTTCAGGTATGTTCGTCTGTCAGTTTGTCCGTCGTCCGTAGTAGTGTGTTGCATTGTCGTCTGTCCGTGGTTAGGTCGCCCC contains the following coding sequences:
- a CDS encoding PsbP-related protein, with protein sequence MTRAAKNGTDGRSDASDGTQNGSSADSNADTDTEADAGNGGDSGATGNDASGFETYTNSEHGYSLEYPADWEVSEGGPEESESVHLEGSDGSDVTVDVEESNGQTAKGFADGVISAFGDRIEVVSREEMALSSGQKGHFFEYKINSDETGAVTQTKFLYVVADGNLYQIEAGSGTGIDEETSQLLDKIMESFTMGK